One window of the Bubalus kerabau isolate K-KA32 ecotype Philippines breed swamp buffalo chromosome 9, PCC_UOA_SB_1v2, whole genome shotgun sequence genome contains the following:
- the SAMD5 gene encoding sterile alpha motif domain-containing protein 5 isoform X3 encodes MCTNIVYEWLKALQLPQYAESFVDNGYDDLEVCKQIGDPDLDAIGVLAPAHRRRILEAVRRLREQDAAAAGLYFTLEPQPPPAPPGPSPLAVPTRRLGESCGGPSQGPRGDPRGQTTAPRGRELVSYPKLKLKIMIRDKLVRDGIHLSKPPYSRKISFIYFN; translated from the coding sequence ATGTGCACCAACATAGTTTACGAGTGGCTGAAAGCGCTGCAGCTCCCGCAGTACGCCGAGTCCTTCGTGGATAACGGCTACGATGACCTGGAGGTGTGCAAGCAGATCGGGGACCCGGACCTGGACGCCATCGGGGTGCTGGCGCCCGCGCACCGCCGCCGCATCCTGGAGGCCGTGCGCCGGCTGCGCGAGCAggacgccgccgccgccggcctcTATTTCACGCTGGAGCCGCAGCCGCCGCCAGCGCCACCCGGGCCGTCCCCGCTCGCCGTCCCCACCCGCCGCCTGGGGGAGTCGTGCGGCGGCCCGAGCCAGGGCCCCCGCGGGGACCCCCGCGGCCAGACGACCGCCCCTCGCGGCAGGGAGCTGGTGAGCTACCCgaaactgaagctgaagatcATGATCCGGGATAAGCTCGTCCGCGACGGCATCCACCTGAGCAAGCCCCCGTACTCCCGCAAG
- the SAMD5 gene encoding sterile alpha motif domain-containing protein 5 isoform X2, whose translation MCTNIVYEWLKALQLPQYAESFVDNGYDDLEVCKQIGDPDLDAIGVLAPAHRRRILEAVRRLREQDAAAAGLYFTLEPQPPPAPPGPSPLAVPTRRLGESCGGPSQGPRGDPRGQTTAPRGRELVSYPKLKLKIMIRDKLVRDGIHLSKPPYSRKEKWERNWIVYTRTH comes from the coding sequence ATGTGCACCAACATAGTTTACGAGTGGCTGAAAGCGCTGCAGCTCCCGCAGTACGCCGAGTCCTTCGTGGATAACGGCTACGATGACCTGGAGGTGTGCAAGCAGATCGGGGACCCGGACCTGGACGCCATCGGGGTGCTGGCGCCCGCGCACCGCCGCCGCATCCTGGAGGCCGTGCGCCGGCTGCGCGAGCAggacgccgccgccgccggcctcTATTTCACGCTGGAGCCGCAGCCGCCGCCAGCGCCACCCGGGCCGTCCCCGCTCGCCGTCCCCACCCGCCGCCTGGGGGAGTCGTGCGGCGGCCCGAGCCAGGGCCCCCGCGGGGACCCCCGCGGCCAGACGACCGCCCCTCGCGGCAGGGAGCTGGTGAGCTACCCgaaactgaagctgaagatcATGATCCGGGATAAGCTCGTCCGCGACGGCATCCACCTGAGCAAGCCCCCGTACTCCCGCAAG